A segment of the Lolium perenne isolate Kyuss_39 chromosome 3, Kyuss_2.0, whole genome shotgun sequence genome:
GTGGATAATCTTTCGGGTGGTACTGGTTGCTATAAGATCTCTGCACACGTGTTTGAGCTGAAACATTAGATAGAATCTGTCTGGCTGTCATTTATTTCCAGGCCGTCTATCTGAGTGTTCCTTTACAGCAAGAAAGTGTACCAAGTTAATTTCTTGTCTCGTGAAATCTACACTAATGTGATTGGTCAGGTGGTCCGAGTAAATGGTTCTTTACTTTTGTTGTCAACATGAACTCTCCCTAAACTTATGAAGTTTGAATTACCATTTTGTACTTCGTTCAGCGAAATGTGCCTTTGGCACAGAAATACAATTTTCAAATGTTTCAAAAACCAGGTGGACCTATGATCAGTATGATCGGTCGCCATTGACCTGAGCACCTGACATTTTGTTCGTCGTCCTGACCATTATCCCAGCCGTAAACCTCCCACCCCACACACCTCCAAGCTCAAATCCAAACGGCTCCACCGGCCAAATGCTCCCGCTTCGGCGCCTGCCCGCGCTACCGCTGCCGCATGGCtccacgcgccgccgcctcctcgccaCCGGGGCCTCCGCCGCCTCGCCGCTCCCATGGCCAGGCCTGCACGCCTGGCGCCGGGCCCCTCCCAGCGAACTCCGCACGTGGGGCCCGAACGGCCCCTGCGTTCCGGACGCGGTCACGGCGGACCAACCAGAAGccggcgccgtcgccgtcgccggctCGTCCTTGGCCGAGATGGGCGCCCTCGTGCTGTCCACCGCCGACCCCCTCTCCAAGACGCAGCTCACCCACGCCGCCTTCTCCCAGTGGGCGTCCGGCGGGCTCCCCGTGGGCCTGGCCCGGGCCCCCGACCACCCCGCCAGGCCGGACAAGCCCCTCGTGGTAACTGCTCATTGCTCATCCACCTCGTAGCTCTCTGCTCTCTCGTCTGGGCATTTCATCGAGCAGGTTGGTCGGTGCTgctcttgctgctgctgctggtgcaGGTGACGCGCAAGGAGATCCCCACGCACAAGGCGATGGGCGTGCCGCTGAACGCGTACATGCTGCACAACCTGGCGCACGTGGAGCTCAACGCGATCGATCTTGCTTGGGACACCGTGGTGCGTTTCTCGCCGCTGCGTGACACCCTGGGAGATGGCTTCTTCACGGATTTCGCACGCGTTGCCGATGACGAGAGCCGGCATTTCCGGTGGTATTCACAGCGCCTGGCAGAGCTTGGGTTCAGGTGAGTGAGTAAAGAACACGGCATTGTGTATTTGTGTGAACATTGTGAAATCACTACACTGATAGTTCTGTCTGCGGTCATACATTTGGGTCGGTCACGGTGATAGCTTTCTTTATGAGCTATGCCATCTGTTGTAACGTTTAATAGCTCCTGTGGACAGATATGGCGATATGCCCGTTCACAATCTTCTGTGGAACGAGTGCGCGAAATCCTCAGGTGATGTTTCTGCGCGGATGGCAGTGATACCTCTAGTGCAGGTACCTGATCATGTTCCTTCAGTGTGATACTGTCCAAAATACGTTGATTATCACCTGCTTACTGGAACCAGGAAGTTCCAGATTGTTTACACCATTATTTGACGATCTTTGCTTTATCCCGCATGACCAATATGTTGATGGTTAGAATCTTAATAGGAAGCTAGAGGCCTTGATGCTGGACCAAGACTAGTCCAAAAGTTACTTGGCTTTGCGGATCATAGATCTGCAGAAATTGTGTCAAAAGTAGCAGAGGAAGAGCTTGCGCATGTTTCTGTAGGTTTATATTGGTTCCTGAAAGTATGCCAGATGATGGGTCGTGTCCCTGGTGCTACTTTTAAAGGTTTGATTGGTTCTTTATGTTCCATTAAATACAATAATATAAAATTATGTTGATTCAGGGAATTATGTTCTTAACATTGTAGATTTAATAGAGGAGTATGGTATTGTGGTGAAGGGTCCATTTAACTATCTGTCTCGCGATGAAGCTGGTATACCTCGAGAATGGTAAGCTTTTACTTGACTGCAACTATGAGTTTAGAAGTATTGCATGTTTATATCAATAATAAAATGTTATTGTTGATGTTATTCAGGTATGATGAGAAGGTTAAACATGAAGCTGCAAGTAAACTTTCAGAGGTGAGGTGCTATTTGTTGTTTGTTCAATGCATTTCGATCTATCTGAACTTATGTTATATTACTTGACAGGTGCACGATAGGCTAGCTATTGTTGTAGAGATGGAGAAAGAGAATGCAGGTTGAATGGCTAAGTCTCACCTGCTGAATGCATGAGTTGCTTGGTATGTACTACACTGGTATTCTAGCACACTGAAACTCAACAAGCTCTTTTCATTCAATAGATCTTTGTCAATGGATGCCAAAAAGGCAACAACCATCAATTTCTTACCTCCATTGACTAAACTTAATTACATTGTCACCTTTGTCATTTTGAGTAACAGATTTAATATTCTTATACTTTACTTCTTATTGGACCCTTTTGATTTGACATGCATAAACACATTTATTATTTTCAAAAGATAAGAAACTCTTCTTTTTTGTTAAGATGCCAAATTAAGCTCATTTCTTCGCTTGCTTAAGTTATTGTGAACCTGGAAAGATTGTAGAAGAAAAAGGTCAAATCCTCACCAAGCGTTCTAGTGGTTGACAGTGGAGACCCACCTGCCAGCTGGTCTCACATATCTTATATCTAGGCACTAGGGTCTCACAAAGTTCATTTTAGATTAGCCTTGATGAAGTATTTGATGTGCTACAACCTATTAGCGTTGCAAGTTGGGCTGGCACAGGTACCCACCAACCCATCCCAGTTAATCTGCTTCAGAACTTACGCAAGTACCATGGATACGAAATGAGTGGCAATTAGCGGGGAAACGAACCACCAATTAAATAAAGCGGGTGTGTGGTCGACCCACTATCATTCACATGATGGTGTTTTTGAAAAAGAAGTTGGTCTGCGCCTACTGAaatgtcaaggacaagaagacttcTATACCTTTGTTCTTATATGCACGGATTTCACAACATCCCACATGCTAACTTAATGAAGTAGTACCATTTTGTTAAAGAAAAACCTACATATAGTATTGAGTCATTGCGCAAGTTTCGTCTGCCGGCTTTATTCAGA
Coding sequences within it:
- the LOC127341942 gene encoding uncharacterized protein: MLPLRRLPALPLPHGSTRRRLLATGASAASPLPWPGLHAWRRAPPSELRTWGPNGPCVPDAVTADQPEAGAVAVAGSSLAEMGALVLSTADPLSKTQLTHAAFSQWASGGLPVGLARAPDHPARPDKPLVVTRKEIPTHKAMGVPLNAYMLHNLAHVELNAIDLAWDTVVRFSPLRDTLGDGFFTDFARVADDESRHFRWYSQRLAELGFRYGDMPVHNLLWNECAKSSGDVSARMAVIPLVQEARGLDAGPRLVQKLLGFADHRSAEIVSKVAEEELAHVSVGLYWFLKVCQMMGRVPGATFKDLIEEYGIVVKGPFNYLSRDEAGIPREWYDEKVKHEAASKLSEVHDRLAIVVEMEKENAG